One segment of Pontibacter akesuensis DNA contains the following:
- a CDS encoding glycoside hydrolase family 127 protein → MNIKPFLFILLLLPVMGFAQESKLEAFPLAAVQLQDSPFRQAQQTDMQYILALDPDRLLAPYLREAGIKPKAESYGNWENTGLDGHTGGHYLTALSLMYAATENKELLQRLNYMVDQLEACQQKNGNGYIGGVPGGEAMWQNIAKGNIDAETFSLNDKWVPWYNIHKLYAGLRDAYLFTGNEKAKDMLVKLSDWSLDLTKNLTDAQMQDMLRSEHGGMNEVFADVAEITGDKKYLELARRFSHRAILDPLLAGKDELTGMHANTQIPKVIGYKRVAEVGGDPAWAGAAGFFWNTVINDRTVSIGGNSVREHFHPTNDFSPMLESREGPETCNTYNMLKLSKQLYLTEASAEYIDYYERGLYNHILSSQHPTRGGFVYFTPMRPRHYRVYSKPEDAFWCCVGSGLENHGKYGELIYAHNEKDLFVNLFIPSTLDWKERGITLTQSTNFPYEEATALKLSLKKPQKFALNIRKPGWIQEGGLQVLVNNKRVKATTTPGSAYVTVARKWKSGDVVTVSLPMETKAEYLPDSSGWVSFVHGPIVLAAVTDKTDLEGLVADGSRMGHIANGPLYSIEEAPVLVSRDKDVAAGITPVAGKPLTFTAASLIASDKYKNVELVPFFQVHDARYMVYWPVSTPEALEARQQALREEESVKMLLEASTVDRVVPGEQQPESDHNYKGEQTESGVFRDRHWRHASRWFSYDLRNKNKEGRKLRVTYYGLDKDRSFDIYVNDKLLKTVQLDGAQGDTFFNVDYELPDKVINSAPANVLTVKFVAHNGSVAGGIYDVRLLK, encoded by the coding sequence ATGAACATCAAACCCTTTCTTTTCATACTTCTGCTACTCCCGGTAATGGGATTCGCGCAGGAGAGCAAGCTGGAGGCTTTTCCGCTGGCTGCTGTGCAGCTACAGGACAGCCCGTTCCGGCAGGCGCAGCAAACAGACATGCAATACATCCTGGCGCTGGACCCGGACAGGCTGCTGGCGCCGTACCTGCGGGAGGCGGGAATTAAACCAAAGGCGGAGAGCTACGGGAACTGGGAAAACACCGGCCTAGACGGGCACACCGGCGGCCACTACCTCACGGCGCTGTCGCTGATGTATGCGGCCACCGAAAACAAGGAACTGCTGCAGCGGCTGAATTACATGGTGGACCAGTTGGAGGCCTGCCAGCAGAAGAACGGCAACGGCTACATTGGTGGCGTACCGGGCGGCGAAGCCATGTGGCAGAACATCGCGAAAGGAAACATTGATGCAGAAACCTTCTCGCTGAACGACAAATGGGTGCCCTGGTACAACATCCACAAACTCTACGCTGGCCTACGGGATGCCTATTTGTTTACCGGCAACGAGAAGGCGAAGGATATGCTCGTGAAGCTATCGGACTGGAGCCTGGACCTGACCAAAAACCTGACGGATGCGCAAATGCAGGACATGCTGCGCAGCGAACACGGCGGCATGAACGAGGTGTTTGCCGATGTGGCGGAAATAACCGGCGACAAGAAATACCTGGAGCTGGCCCGGCGGTTCTCACACCGTGCCATACTTGATCCCCTGCTTGCCGGGAAAGACGAACTGACGGGCATGCACGCCAACACGCAAATACCAAAGGTGATCGGTTACAAGCGCGTGGCAGAAGTAGGAGGAGACCCTGCCTGGGCGGGAGCAGCGGGCTTTTTCTGGAACACTGTCATCAACGACAGAACGGTTTCCATCGGGGGCAACAGCGTGCGTGAGCATTTCCATCCCACCAACGATTTCTCGCCGATGCTGGAGTCCAGGGAAGGGCCGGAGACCTGCAACACCTACAACATGCTGAAGCTCTCCAAGCAGCTGTACTTAACAGAGGCCTCGGCCGAGTACATCGACTACTACGAGCGCGGCCTGTACAACCACATCCTGTCGTCGCAGCACCCCACCCGGGGAGGCTTCGTATACTTCACGCCCATGCGCCCACGGCATTACCGGGTATACTCCAAACCGGAAGATGCCTTCTGGTGCTGTGTCGGCTCCGGGCTGGAGAACCACGGCAAGTATGGCGAGCTGATCTATGCGCACAACGAAAAGGACCTGTTCGTAAACCTGTTCATTCCCTCCACGCTGGACTGGAAGGAGCGGGGCATCACCCTGACGCAAAGCACAAACTTCCCCTACGAAGAAGCCACCGCGCTCAAGCTGTCGCTCAAAAAGCCGCAGAAGTTTGCCCTGAACATCAGGAAACCAGGCTGGATACAGGAGGGAGGCCTGCAGGTGCTGGTGAACAACAAAAGAGTGAAAGCAACCACAACTCCCGGCTCCGCCTACGTAACCGTAGCGCGCAAATGGAAATCCGGGGATGTGGTGACGGTATCGCTGCCTATGGAGACGAAGGCCGAGTACCTGCCTGATTCTTCCGGTTGGGTGTCGTTCGTGCATGGCCCCATTGTGCTGGCCGCTGTAACAGATAAAACAGATCTGGAAGGCTTAGTAGCCGATGGCAGCCGCATGGGCCACATCGCCAACGGCCCGCTGTACTCCATTGAAGAGGCGCCCGTGCTGGTTTCCAGAGACAAAGATGTTGCCGCTGGCATAACCCCTGTGGCAGGTAAGCCCCTCACCTTTACAGCCGCCAGCCTGATTGCGTCGGATAAGTATAAAAACGTGGAACTGGTGCCCTTTTTCCAGGTGCACGATGCGCGCTACATGGTGTATTGGCCTGTATCGACGCCGGAGGCGCTGGAAGCCCGGCAGCAGGCGCTCCGGGAGGAGGAAAGCGTGAAGATGTTGCTGGAGGCCAGTACTGTGGACCGAGTAGTGCCGGGAGAGCAGCAACCCGAGTCAGACCACAACTACAAGGGCGAGCAAACAGAATCCGGCGTATTCCGCGACCGCCACTGGCGCCACGCCAGCCGGTGGTTCAGCTACGACCTACGCAACAAGAACAAGGAGGGCCGCAAACTGCGCGTCACCTACTATGGCCTCGACAAAGACCGCAGCTTTGACATTTATGTGAACGACAAGCTCCTGAAAACCGTGCAACTGGATGGAGCCCAGGGAGACACGTTTTTCAACGTGGATTACGAGCTCCCTGACAAAGTCATCAACAGCGCCCCAGCTAACGTTTTGACTGTAAAGTTTGTAGCCCACAATGGTTCTGTGGCAGGAGGGATTTACGATGTGCGGTTGTTGAAGTGA
- a CDS encoding ATP-binding protein: protein MNEICLPAYSSLEEYLEKNKRAYRVLTGFDEFQKINCFFSIFDDVGLARHLESILGQYAEIMIPYTVNSNHEPFALETHNSNYSLINVGRLTNLYNGKTKLHLGDKSLTYPIYHSIIGSVDEESTPGQDIGYFNITNLGGILFAKNINEFDRLSRKSIRVIIYEGKNKLRTVKDLPGVKGYASGFAGLLDYINDKLPSNEAIGRAFRETVSMYPELAIRELVANALIHQDFYETGTGPMVEIYSDRIEITNPGKPIITTLRFIDEYQSRNETLAAFMRRVGICEEKGSGIDKVISEVELAQLPAPNFQEQETHTKVTVYAYQELNQMDKADKIRACYQHCCLKYVSNEKMTNQSLRDRFNIESHNYSIASRIIDDTKQAGLVKDYDPDNKSKKHAKYVPIWA, encoded by the coding sequence ATGAACGAAATCTGCTTACCGGCATATTCTTCTTTAGAAGAATATTTAGAGAAAAACAAAAGAGCTTATCGTGTATTAACTGGCTTTGATGAGTTTCAAAAAATCAATTGCTTCTTTAGCATCTTTGACGATGTTGGGCTTGCAAGGCATTTAGAAAGTATCCTTGGGCAGTATGCAGAAATTATGATACCTTATACAGTAAATAGTAATCATGAGCCATTCGCTTTAGAAACACATAATAGTAACTATTCTCTTATCAATGTAGGTCGTCTAACAAATCTGTATAATGGCAAAACAAAGTTGCACTTAGGTGATAAAAGTTTAACTTATCCTATATATCATTCCATTATTGGCTCTGTAGATGAAGAAAGCACACCTGGCCAAGATATAGGCTACTTCAACATCACGAATCTTGGAGGTATATTATTTGCAAAGAATATCAATGAGTTTGATCGACTCTCCCGTAAATCGATTAGAGTGATTATTTATGAAGGCAAGAACAAATTAAGAACTGTAAAAGACTTACCAGGAGTAAAGGGATATGCATCAGGATTCGCGGGTTTACTTGATTATATTAATGACAAATTGCCTTCAAACGAAGCAATAGGAAGAGCTTTTAGAGAGACTGTTTCTATGTATCCTGAGTTAGCGATTCGAGAGTTAGTAGCCAATGCTTTAATTCACCAAGACTTTTATGAAACGGGTACAGGTCCAATGGTTGAGATTTACTCTGATAGAATTGAAATAACCAATCCTGGTAAACCTATTATTACTACTCTAAGATTTATTGATGAATACCAATCTCGGAATGAAACTTTAGCTGCTTTCATGCGCAGAGTGGGTATTTGCGAAGAAAAAGGAAGCGGTATTGATAAAGTTATATCTGAGGTAGAATTGGCACAGTTACCAGCTCCAAACTTTCAGGAGCAAGAGACACATACTAAAGTTACAGTTTATGCATATCAGGAACTCAATCAAATGGATAAAGCTGATAAAATAAGAGCCTGCTATCAGCACTGCTGCTTAAAGTATGTATCCAATGAGAAAATGACTAACCAAAGCTTAAGAGACAGATTCAACATAGAGAGCCACAACTATTCTATTGCATCAAGAATCATAGATGACACAAAGCAGGCAGGTCTTGTAAAGGACTATGATCCTGACAACAAATCTAAGAAGCATGCAAAGTATGTTCCCATATGGGCCTAA
- a CDS encoding caspase family protein: MAVDFALLIGINHYPEYHPLSGAHPDVEAMFDWLKDPNGGGIEDTSRIVTVLSNDSPVEPLHDEVDKAFEEVYKKAIINPESCRRFYFYFSGHGIGLQSDDDNGLCMANWSEFRPASVISSEEYRSEVVKSGLFEEVIFLLDCCRSRSLNRRGLFPLFSWLPKEEGPVSTRYIVGYATLHNDESFESQQHDKYRGHFTTALLNGLKGGAARNGQITLHELQDYVRSETIRLSEQTGMHQQARFRNSGFDQATFRVLFNSVMEKKIRCNFDFGSGIEGKYLLINGATNSSIDEWENPTGVISVHLDPVFHAIVYSADRSAIIKSVFVEAGKEVINVTV, translated from the coding sequence ATGGCAGTAGATTTCGCATTGTTGATAGGTATAAACCATTATCCGGAGTACCATCCCCTTTCTGGCGCGCACCCGGATGTGGAGGCCATGTTTGATTGGTTAAAAGATCCAAACGGGGGAGGAATCGAAGATACAAGCAGAATCGTCACAGTGCTGTCAAACGATTCTCCTGTAGAGCCTTTACACGATGAAGTAGACAAAGCATTTGAAGAGGTTTATAAGAAAGCGATCATCAATCCAGAATCTTGCAGACGGTTTTACTTCTATTTCAGCGGACATGGAATAGGATTGCAAAGCGATGATGACAACGGCTTGTGTATGGCTAACTGGAGTGAATTCAGGCCAGCAAGTGTGATAAGCTCGGAGGAATACCGTAGTGAAGTAGTTAAAAGTGGTTTATTTGAGGAGGTAATCTTTTTATTAGACTGTTGTCGTAGCCGCTCATTAAACCGAAGGGGCCTTTTTCCATTGTTTTCCTGGCTTCCTAAAGAGGAAGGGCCCGTTTCCACACGTTATATCGTTGGCTATGCCACACTACACAACGATGAATCTTTTGAAAGTCAGCAACATGATAAGTACCGCGGTCATTTTACCACTGCACTCTTGAACGGCCTAAAAGGGGGAGCAGCTAGGAACGGACAAATAACTCTACATGAGCTACAGGATTATGTGAGGAGTGAAACCATACGTCTTTCTGAACAGACAGGAATGCATCAGCAGGCGAGATTCAGAAATTCTGGCTTTGATCAGGCAACTTTCAGAGTTCTTTTCAATTCTGTAATGGAGAAGAAGATTAGGTGCAATTTTGATTTTGGCAGCGGGATAGAAGGTAAATACCTGTTGATAAATGGTGCGACGAATTCAAGTATCGATGAGTGGGAGAACCCCACTGGGGTGATTTCTGTTCATTTAGATCCAGTCTTTCATGCCATCGTTTACTCAGCGGATAGATCAGCAATAATCAAAAGTGTCTTTGTTGAAGCTGGAAAGGAGGTAATAAATGTTACAGTTTAA
- a CDS encoding alpha/beta hydrolase: MASALILNTGKNGHFSRSGELHSSPEQVDNWRASWEEKGVNHIAIYLHGGLVSESSGRAAALMMHERVFEPAGVEGISIVWETGVIETIRDELHRIHQSKLFQKLTTLLVKKLSKRIGLELAGVKGRSREPSEEQILEELEKDRPFESLDDQLHAARSKGANSGPMDYHQYQLELLLRQELEQEMLKPNQRADLKTALDESLADEEIATLLKQENISEKAASGQKGILSLASAISSLAQVGWQIYKRFKGGRDHGFYPTLVEEILRKYYFADIGAWAWKGMKVKAENMWLPNDQLPLEELHGGTYLLDTLTGYAATNKNLKISLIGHSAGCISICELINAVRLRNIKIQIENIIFLAPAVNLSLFKQTVLAHSDQIQRFRMFTMSDDFEVKDAMLNKAYPRSLLYMVSGIFENAAEADLPILGMERHIGATAPIQDEVWKLVHPFLFRDDGEAILALAESKDGVPDGYHTKAIKHGMFDDDPITQESIKHILEG, translated from the coding sequence ATGGCTTCTGCATTGATTCTTAACACTGGAAAAAACGGACACTTCAGCAGGTCCGGTGAGTTACATAGTAGCCCTGAGCAGGTTGACAATTGGAGAGCGAGTTGGGAAGAGAAAGGGGTGAATCATATTGCGATCTACCTGCATGGCGGCTTGGTCAGTGAATCAAGTGGCAGAGCTGCAGCCTTGATGATGCATGAACGTGTTTTTGAACCGGCAGGTGTAGAGGGGATAAGCATAGTCTGGGAAACTGGTGTCATCGAAACAATACGAGATGAACTTCACCGGATTCATCAAAGTAAGCTTTTCCAAAAACTTACCACTTTATTGGTTAAAAAGCTCAGTAAGCGTATTGGATTGGAATTAGCCGGAGTTAAGGGAAGAAGCAGGGAACCATCGGAAGAACAAATTCTAGAAGAACTTGAAAAAGATCGCCCTTTCGAATCACTAGATGACCAGTTACATGCGGCAAGAAGTAAAGGAGCCAATAGTGGCCCAATGGATTATCATCAGTACCAGCTTGAGCTTCTTTTGCGTCAAGAACTGGAACAAGAGATGCTAAAACCTAATCAAAGAGCTGACCTTAAAACTGCGTTGGATGAAAGCTTGGCAGATGAAGAAATCGCCACATTATTGAAGCAGGAAAACATTAGTGAAAAAGCAGCCAGTGGGCAAAAAGGCATTCTTTCTCTAGCTAGCGCGATTTCCTCTCTGGCTCAGGTAGGGTGGCAAATTTACAAAAGGTTTAAAGGCGGCCGGGATCATGGGTTCTACCCTACTCTGGTTGAAGAGATACTTCGGAAATACTACTTCGCTGATATTGGAGCATGGGCTTGGAAAGGCATGAAAGTCAAAGCCGAAAATATGTGGCTCCCAAACGATCAGTTGCCACTGGAAGAGTTGCATGGAGGAACATATCTTTTAGATACTCTAACTGGCTATGCAGCCACAAATAAAAATTTAAAGATAAGCCTCATTGGCCATAGTGCAGGCTGCATAAGTATATGTGAATTGATAAATGCAGTGCGTCTAAGGAATATCAAAATACAAATCGAGAATATTATCTTTTTAGCTCCTGCGGTAAACCTCTCTCTCTTCAAGCAAACTGTTTTAGCGCACTCTGACCAGATTCAGCGCTTTAGGATGTTTACAATGAGTGATGACTTCGAAGTAAAGGATGCCATGTTGAACAAGGCTTACCCCCGATCTCTTCTTTACATGGTTTCCGGCATATTTGAGAATGCAGCAGAAGCTGACCTGCCCATCCTGGGTATGGAAAGGCACATAGGGGCCACCGCCCCAATACAGGATGAAGTTTGGAAATTAGTACACCCCTTTTTATTCAGGGATGATGGAGAGGCCATTCTTGCCCTTGCCGAAAGTAAAGATGGTGTACCAGATGGTTATCATACCAAAGCCATCAAACACGGCATGTTTGATGATGACCCTATTACACAAGAAAGTATTAAGCACATATTGGAAGGTTAA
- a CDS encoding ATP-binding protein, which produces MIDYSSIETTPAEPEAGSMIETFRAIGYSLEAAIADIIDNSISGDAKNIWIDFDWKGAETWLSVKDDGRGMNNEELVQAMRPGSRNPNEIRSSKDLGRFGLGLKTASFSQCRKLTVISKKRGFSSVFWTWDLDFVQKTGNWNLIKLLPAPFTNNQLNDAESGTIIIWNDIDRLVKSFSQNDKAALDKFLQVMEQVKKHLAMTFHRFVENRKISLWFQQREIQAWDPFLINEPATQKFPEEPLHNAKIRVRGFVLPHKSKLADIKFREAEGPKGWNAHQGFYIYRNERLLLAGDWLGMFRKEEHLKLARIMIDLPNSLDAEWQIDIKKSVARPPLVLRDQLKAYASRVRAQAVEVYRHKGKVLKRKYAEVQFQPVWLEKQRHGKRFYSINREHPLLQPHLKADNITPQSFSEILKYIEETIPIPLISLRENEDEAGYCRPFEGATNTLIERDVKIFFESLCHKGKSKEQAKAIILNIEPYDQYPEIIAQLN; this is translated from the coding sequence ATGATTGATTACTCCTCTATTGAAACTACACCTGCTGAGCCAGAGGCAGGGTCTATGATTGAGACGTTCCGGGCAATAGGATATAGTCTGGAAGCTGCAATTGCAGACATTATCGACAATTCTATATCAGGCGATGCAAAGAACATTTGGATAGACTTTGACTGGAAGGGAGCTGAAACATGGCTTTCTGTGAAGGATGATGGTCGTGGAATGAATAATGAGGAGCTGGTTCAGGCAATGCGCCCTGGGTCTCGTAATCCTAATGAAATACGTAGCAGTAAAGATCTGGGCAGATTTGGCCTGGGCTTAAAAACAGCTTCCTTCTCTCAATGCCGCAAGTTGACTGTTATTTCCAAGAAGAGAGGTTTCAGCTCTGTTTTCTGGACATGGGATTTAGACTTTGTTCAAAAAACCGGCAACTGGAACCTTATAAAACTGCTGCCTGCTCCCTTCACAAACAACCAGCTGAACGATGCCGAATCCGGTACCATCATTATCTGGAATGATATTGACAGATTAGTTAAGAGCTTCAGTCAGAATGATAAGGCTGCTCTTGATAAATTCCTACAGGTAATGGAACAGGTGAAGAAACACTTGGCGATGACATTTCACAGGTTTGTTGAAAACCGTAAGATAAGCCTTTGGTTTCAACAGCGTGAAATACAGGCATGGGATCCTTTTTTAATAAATGAGCCGGCTACTCAAAAGTTTCCCGAAGAACCACTTCATAATGCTAAAATCAGGGTTCGTGGCTTTGTCCTTCCGCACAAATCAAAGTTAGCTGATATAAAATTCAGAGAGGCTGAAGGACCTAAAGGATGGAATGCACATCAAGGCTTCTACATCTATAGAAATGAGCGGCTTCTTCTGGCAGGGGATTGGCTGGGTATGTTTAGGAAAGAAGAACACCTGAAACTAGCCAGGATAATGATAGATCTGCCCAACAGCTTGGATGCTGAATGGCAGATAGACATAAAGAAATCAGTCGCAAGACCCCCATTAGTGCTGCGAGATCAACTTAAAGCCTATGCCAGCAGAGTCAGAGCACAGGCAGTGGAAGTCTACAGACACAAGGGCAAGGTCCTGAAGAGAAAATATGCTGAAGTCCAGTTCCAGCCGGTCTGGTTGGAGAAACAGCGTCACGGGAAGCGTTTCTATTCTATAAACAGAGAGCACCCTCTATTACAACCGCATCTAAAAGCTGATAACATCACACCACAAAGTTTCTCTGAAATTCTTAAATATATTGAAGAGACTATCCCAATACCACTGATTTCTTTAAGAGAGAATGAAGATGAGGCTGGATATTGTAGACCTTTTGAAGGTGCAACTAATACTCTCATTGAAAGAGATGTTAAGATATTCTTTGAGTCTCTATGCCATAAAGGGAAATCTAAAGAGCAAGCGAAGGCAATCATTTTAAATATTGAACCTTACGACCAGTACCCGGAAATTATAGCACAGCTCAACTAA